The DNA sequence AATACCATCAATTTCAATAATTCCTTCACCAGCCAAAGCTGCTGTTGCCGTTGCCATAGTAATTCGATGATCTCGATGAGAGCAAACCTTTGCTGATTGCGGTTTTCCCCCCTTAATAATCATTAACTCCCCTTCAACCTTAAGTTCAATTCCCATTTTACTAAATTCTTCCAAAAGTGTTGCAGCTCTATCGCTCTCTTTTACTCGCAAACGGCTTACGCCTAATATTCTAGATTCTCCAATACAATGGCTTGCAAGTGCAACAAGCGGAGGAAATAGATCTGGGCAATGGGTTGCATCAAAATGAAATCCATTTAATTGGTGTTTGCTCACCTCCATGTGATTATCGTTCATCGATATCTTGGCACCAGCATAAATCAAGGCATTGATAATTGCTTTATCCGCCTGGGATGAACTAATCTGCAAATTCTCCACTCTTACTTTTCCTGCAATAGCAGCAGCAACAAGTAAGAAAGAAGCTCCACTCCAATCACCTTCTACCCTATAACTCCTAGGTTGATATAGTTGTCCCGATTTAATTTTAAATTCTTTGTAGTCCTTGTTTTCAACATCAACTCCAAAATATTTCATCATCCCAATGGTGATATCGATGTATGGGCGACTTTGCAAATTTTCAACATTTATTACGACATCCTTTTTTGCATAGGGTGAGGCCATTAAAATTCCAGTTAAAACCTGAGAACTAATCGAACCATCTATCGTAACCTTACCTCCTTTTAAAGGGCCTTTTACTGTAATGGGTAACTTCCCATTGTTTGTTCGACAGTACTCACAAAGTGGGTTTAATGAATTTTCAACAATATTCATCGGACGATCCCGCAAAGAACCACGCCCGGTAAGTACTACTTCGCCATCAAGCGTTGCAGCAATAGCAGAGAACATTCTTACACTAAGTCCAGATTCTCCAAGATTCAAAGGAATTATTGGTAAAGAAAGACCTCCAGAAATCAGTAAACTATCGGCTTTAACATCAATTTTTGCACCTAAAGCCTTACAAACTTCTGTTGCAGCAATTACATCATCACTATTACCAACTGATATAATCTCAGATTGCCCTATGGACATTGATGCAAGAGCAATAGCACGTTGTGCTAAACTTTTCGAAGGAGGTGCTGTGATTGTTCCGTTAACCGTTGCTGGCTTTATACTTTTCTTCATCCATTATGCTTTTTACTTCATCAGGGTTTAGACCATCGATAGAAACAAGTAAGTCAAACCGAACATCATTAAAGTCAATCAAATCATTAAGGTCTATTGATTTTACACTTAAATGATTAAAATCAAGTGTTTGTAATATTGAATTGCTAAGCAACTCAACCAAAGGTTCAAATCCTGTAAATATTGAAAATGAGGCAATTGCTTGATGAATCAACCACCTATCTCCTCTTATAATATTTATTCCTGCATTTTGAGCCTCTATAGAGAGATTTGATTTTCTATAGTTAGCATCCAAAAAAAGTTTTATTCCTGAATTCCAATTAAAATCTGGCAAAGCAACATGAGGGAGCAACGTTGAAACAACAATATCAACACCATCAATAATATCATTGAACTGAGCAACATTACAACCCAGATGATTTGCAATCTCCAGCGCTTTACTTTGTGTTCTGTTTTCGATAAAAACTTCAGCCCCAGAGTTCATCAAACCGAAAACAGCAGCTCGTGAAGCACCGCCAGCTCCTAATACTAAACAACGTTTTCCAAAGATATCAATTCCAGCCTCTTCAATAGATTTAACCACACCTAGATAGTCAGTGTTGAATCCTTTTAAATAGCCATTATCGTTCAGGATAGTATTAACTGCTCCTATTTGCTCGGCCTCGGGCGAAAGCGAATCAAGCATTGGAATAATACACTCCTTAAATGGTGTGGTAATGTTTGCTCCAATAATATTTAACGAACGAATTGTTCGTGCAACATCTTCGCATTTCTGAACTCGAATACGAGTATAGTATGCATCAATATGAGATTTTTCAAATATAGAGTTGAAAAGCTGTGGACTTTTGCTATGTAATACTGGATTTCCAAACACTGCGAAAAGTTTGCTCATAACTTTAACCTAACCGCTCTATTAGTTTTACTATTTTTTCCATCTCCTTAAAATCAATCTGCCCGGGAGCAGTAGTATTCCCTTCGGAAGAGGCAAATGTAAATGGTGCACCCAATGATAATGCAGCAATTCGAGTAATTATGCCCGCTTCACCCATCCCAAGTGCTACTAATCTTTGATATTTTGAATAAAGACCCAATATTCGAGCACTATCTGTTCTACTATTCGATAAACATGCTATTTTGGCAACATCTGCTCCTGCTGCATATAGACTATCAATTATGCTAAATAATTCCCTTTCATCGGGTGTTTTGCCAAAACAGTGCCACGAAATAATAACCTTACATCGTTTACTCCTTGCCAATTCTATTAATGGTTTACGCCATTCCGGAGATGTCTCAATCTCCAAATCGACCCATGCGGCTCCTGCTTCTATTGCTCTAGTTAGAATTGATGCCCTTTGCACATTATCATACCTACCTTGGCGACATGTAGCAATAAGGTTTTGATGGCTCGAAAATACCATTTCAAGTTGGTTGGGCATTAGATCGAGCAAATCAATACGGATTTCAGCCATACCAACCTCGTCTAGTACCTTAATTATACCCTCAAAGGAGCTATTTGCTATAACCACACAGATATCTGAGCGTATCATTTTTGTATAAACTTTTCGAGTTCTTTAAGATT is a window from the Bacteroidales bacterium genome containing:
- the aroA gene encoding 3-phosphoshikimate 1-carboxyvinyltransferase encodes the protein MKKSIKPATVNGTITAPPSKSLAQRAIALASMSIGQSEIISVGNSDDVIAATEVCKALGAKIDVKADSLLISGGLSLPIIPLNLGESGLSVRMFSAIAATLDGEVVLTGRGSLRDRPMNIVENSLNPLCEYCRTNNGKLPITVKGPLKGGKVTIDGSISSQVLTGILMASPYAKKDVVINVENLQSRPYIDITIGMMKYFGVDVENKDYKEFKIKSGQLYQPRSYRVEGDWSGASFLLVAAAIAGKVRVENLQISSSQADKAIINALIYAGAKISMNDNHMEVSKHQLNGFHFDATHCPDLFPPLVALASHCIGESRILGVSRLRVKESDRAATLLEEFSKMGIELKVEGELMIIKGGKPQSAKVCSHRDHRITMATATAALAGEGIIEIDGIESVNKSYPDFFVDLEHLTR
- a CDS encoding shikimate dehydrogenase; amino-acid sequence: MSKLFAVFGNPVLHSKSPQLFNSIFEKSHIDAYYTRIRVQKCEDVARTIRSLNIIGANITTPFKECIIPMLDSLSPEAEQIGAVNTILNDNGYLKGFNTDYLGVVKSIEEAGIDIFGKRCLVLGAGGASRAAVFGLMNSGAEVFIENRTQSKALEIANHLGCNVAQFNDIIDGVDIVVSTLLPHVALPDFNWNSGIKLFLDANYRKSNLSIEAQNAGINIIRGDRWLIHQAIASFSIFTGFEPLVELLSNSILQTLDFNHLSVKSIDLNDLIDFNDVRFDLLVSIDGLNPDEVKSIMDEEKYKASNG
- a CDS encoding type I 3-dehydroquinate dehydratase; its protein translation is MIRSDICVVIANSSFEGIIKVLDEVGMAEIRIDLLDLMPNQLEMVFSSHQNLIATCRQGRYDNVQRASILTRAIEAGAAWVDLEIETSPEWRKPLIELARSKRCKVIISWHCFGKTPDERELFSIIDSLYAAGADVAKIACLSNSRTDSARILGLYSKYQRLVALGMGEAGIITRIAALSLGAPFTFASSEGNTTAPGQIDFKEMEKIVKLIERLG